A segment of the Streptomyces sp. NBC_00597 genome:
GGACGCCGCCCGCGCCCGCGGAGTGATCGAACGGGCAACCCTGATCAAGTCCTGCACGAGGCCGTCAGAGCCAGCCGCTCTGCGCGGCTTTCAGCCCCGCTTCGAAGCGGCTGGAGGCGTTGAGGCGTTCCATGAGCGTGGCCATCTGTCTGCGGACGGTACGCAGGGAGATGCCGAGGCGTTTCCCGGCGTTCTCGTCGGTCATTCCGGCGGCCAGGAGCCTCAGTAGTTCCTGCTCGCTGGGGGTGAGACCTGTGTGGGTGCCCTGCGGCTGGGCAGTGCCGAGGGGGACGGCGGTGTGCCAGGTCTGGTCGAAGAGGGCGACCAAGGAGGCCACGATGCCGGGCTCTCTCGTGCACAGCGCGCCCAGACGGCTGTTGGACGGATCGATGGGCACGATGGCGACTTCGCGGTCGAAGACGAGGAGGCGGGGCGGCAGGACGGGGCAGGTGCGGACCATTCCGCCCTGCTCCGTCATCCACCGGGCATAGGCGTACGTCGCCGGGTCGTTCCTCGCACTGTCCTGATAGAGCGTCAGGATGCTGACTCCGCGGCCCATCGCCTCTTCGTCCAGGGGGCGTGACGCGTCGAGGCTGGACTGGGACTGGGCGGCACCCGGCATGACGGACAGGCATTCCCGAGTGAGCGCCTCCGCGAGCACTTCGAGCTTCGCCTGGATGGCGTCGAGCCCGACCAGTCGTTCCGTGGCGCCGGCAGTCGCGTCGGGGTGCAAGGAGGCGTACTCGGCCAGGGCCCGCGCCGCGGCCGCCTTGCCGAGCGCCAGTTCCTGCTGGCGGCGCAGGAGCTCGTCCTCCTGGCGGCGCAGGATCAGTTCCAGTCCGCGCTCCGGGCTGACCGCCCGCAGCGCGCCGGGGTCGTCCCGCGACGATCGCAGTAGTTGCAGATCGGCTAGCTGGTCCAGGCATCCCCTGACCGTGCTCTCCGGCAGGCCCAGCAGCTCACACAGCTCGGCCACTCCGCCGGCAGGTCTGGCGAGCATCTCTCGGTAGACCGCCTCTGTGCGACTGTCCAAACCCAAGAACTCCAGCATGCGTTCAGCCCCCCAGCTGCGTCGAACAGACTAAGGGTGCCGTCTGCCGCGCGATCATCTCAGGGCGGAGAAGCGAACCACAAGCACACGCAACCATCAGTTCCACTGGGCGACTTGGCACCATGGGGTCAGACCACTTGGTGCCAGGGCGAACCCCTTCCGGGCGGCGGTGCGCTCGAACAGGATGGTGCTCACCAGAAGGGCGGCGGGGAGCACGGATCCCGCCGGGCCGCCAGGTCGCAGGACCGCTGATCCGCACGCGTCACTCGTCGTACTCCACTTAATCGCCGCACGGCCATCCCGGGGGACCGCCATGTCTTGGATCGCTCGCTCGCTCGCTTCCGCCGCCCTTTCGCTGACGCTGTCCGCACTCGCGGCACCCGTCGCACTGAACGGAGCACTCGCCGCCGACCTCACGGGGATCGGCTGGGATGGCAAGCCGGTGTCCACCGTGACGGCGACCGCGTCCGCGACCGGTCGGCCGATCGGCAGTGGCATCGGATGGGACGGCGTCGGGGCGTCGGTCGTGGCGCCCACCGGAGCATCCCTCGGCGACGGCATCGGTTGGGACTGAGGTTGTTGCGATTGGTCCAAGCTCACCTTCTCAGCGCGGCCGGTAGTGCGGGCACCCACGGGGACGCCCACCTGATGCAGGACCTCCTGTGGGCGTACGCCCACCCGGACCACGCCCTGGAGCACGTCCGCGCCCGCCCCGTGCCGCACGGTATCGAGCTCGTCCTGTTCGTCCGTGCCGAAACCGAAGCAGTCGCGGCGGACCGGGCCCGCAGTCTCCTGTTGAACGCGGTGGCCCCCATCGTCCGCCTTGGATACCTCGTCGGTTCCGCTTCCGACTGACGCCCCGCGGGCTGAAGCCGAAGGCCGGGACCGCCGCGCCACGGCCTCGCTCCAGGAGGGGGCGCGCGTCCCCTTCGCCCGGCCTTCACGATGCTCCGGATCGCTGCACCTGCAGGACAGCGATCCCTCCCACTCTCTTCGCAGTTCCACCTCTTGGATCTCCGTACCCGGAGATCCTCCGCCGCTTGCGAACATCAAGGATTCTGACATGGTCATGATTAGTCGCCTCGCCCTGTCCATAGCGGTCGTCGGTGCGGTCACCGTTGCGACGCTCGGCCAAGCCGCCGCCGATACTCCGACGCCGTCCGCCGCTGCCGCGTCCAGCACGGCGAACCCGGGCTTTCTGACCCAATTCACCCCGACGGTTCCCAACCCGACCACCGCCTCAGCGGCGCAATTGGCCGCAGCCGCCGGATCGGGGAAGGCCGCGGCACCCGTAGCCGTTGGCGCCTTCGCCACCCTGGCCGCGGACTCCTCGGCAGGCGGCAGCATCAGCCGGGCAGAGGTCATCGACCGGGCCCAGTCATGGGTCGACGCAGGCGTGCCGTACAGCATGACCAGCTACCGCACGGACTCCAACGGCAAGTACCGGACGGACTGCTCCGGCTTCGTCTCCATGGCCTGGCACCTGAACGCCTCCAGCGGGACCAACTGGGGTGAGACCACCGGCACCCTGCTGAACTACACCTCCTCCATCGCCAAGGAGTCCCTCAAGCCGGGCGACATCCTCCTCAACCCCGACTCGGGCGCCAGCGGCCATGTCGTCATCTTCAACGGATGGACCAGCTCCGATCACTCCACGTACGACGCGTTGGAGGAGTCCGGTAGTAGCGGTGCCATCCATCACAGCATCCCTTACCCCTACTACAGCGGCCACGGCACCTTCAGCCCCCGCCGCTACGACAACATCCAGGACACCAACACCCATGCGGACATCTCGGGTGATGGCAAGGCCGATCTGATGGTGTTGAGCACGGACGGCACGATCGGTCTTCGTGGGGGG
Coding sequences within it:
- a CDS encoding FG-GAP-like repeat-containing protein; this encodes MVMISRLALSIAVVGAVTVATLGQAAADTPTPSAAAASSTANPGFLTQFTPTVPNPTTASAAQLAAAAGSGKAAAPVAVGAFATLAADSSAGGSISRAEVIDRAQSWVDAGVPYSMTSYRTDSNGKYRTDCSGFVSMAWHLNASSGTNWGETTGTLLNYTSSIAKESLKPGDILLNPDSGASGHVVIFNGWTSSDHSTYDALEESGSSGAIHHSIPYPYYSGHGTFSPRRYDNIQDTNTHADISGDGKADLMVLSTDGTIGLRGGSGTSFGASTTVSAGWQNFLGGAGQGRLYYADIDGDGKKDLLVHGTDGAIGVHFNNGSGTSFGANVPISSGWQNYLGQPGQGRLSFPDINGDGKADLVIQGTDGTIATHLGSGTSFGANLPLSAGWQNYLSQAGQGRLSFPDINGDGKADLVIQGTDGTIATHLGSGTSFGANLPLSSGWQNYLSQPGQGRLYYADINGDGKADLIIQGTDGTVATHLGSGTSFGANLPLSAGWQNYLSQPGQGSLSFE
- a CDS encoding LuxR C-terminal-related transcriptional regulator, which produces MLEFLGLDSRTEAVYREMLARPAGGVAELCELLGLPESTVRGCLDQLADLQLLRSSRDDPGALRAVSPERGLELILRRQEDELLRRQQELALGKAAAARALAEYASLHPDATAGATERLVGLDAIQAKLEVLAEALTRECLSVMPGAAQSQSSLDASRPLDEEAMGRGVSILTLYQDSARNDPATYAYARWMTEQGGMVRTCPVLPPRLLVFDREVAIVPIDPSNSRLGALCTREPGIVASLVALFDQTWHTAVPLGTAQPQGTHTGLTPSEQELLRLLAAGMTDENAGKRLGISLRTVRRQMATLMERLNASSRFEAGLKAAQSGWL